A stretch of Candidatus Binatia bacterium DNA encodes these proteins:
- a CDS encoding c-type cytochrome yields MSGPLPESSPQRSRRLATAGVLSLVLLLGGCAQFMQNPVAVTGSVLSMFGDILKCTFTSCEPEVPQGMTITQVSEDTGVDPIVAIDVDSQGRVFAAHSGRMDNGVLDNRDFDEAGLDEELAMQSVEDRRKMIDRAVAAGRYPPEYFTQASDAVAVFEDQDGDGVLETRTEVATFNGPTAGIGSGVLLYGDDVYYTNIPDVWRLHDDDGDGLPDSKEVLSTGWGVRWAFYGHDMHGLVLGPDGKIYFSIGDRGFNAKAADGSTVRPQMDSGRGAVLRMNPDGSALELFAQGLRNPQEIAFDDFGNLFTADNNSDSLDEARIVYVVEGGDSGWAMPYQLLRELEYERGPWNAEKLWYPQHEGQPAYIIPPLRFIGRGPAGFAHAPGLGLPERYRNSFLAADYAYIRSRSGIRSFEVEQEGAGFRATEPEWFVRNLLTTDLAFALDGSTLITQYAQIPPRSGEIFRLAMEAETLASQKDRIAEMGEIVRAGMEHRSAAELATLLGFEDRRVRMPAQFELVRRRAAATLGAVARDRGALLLARLHAIWGLGQVGAQGLRSAGWKNLDAFAGDEAEMRAQAVRVVGTARATWLAPALVPFLRDESARVRYFAAISIGKLRYREAIPALADLLRENDGKDIYLRHAVALAFHDMRDGEALDGPADDSSAAVRMGVLLAMRRSEDPALARFLHDPDPRLVLESTRAIHDLSIEAAELELAELAGTNLPYADDDPQTSYALHRRIVNANLRLGTAEAAQRLAAYAADPTNPERMRSEALAALGHFTAPPPRDAVLGTWHPLDPREDAVVYPALDRHMPTLLQGDLEGQALDVASSYERLPLSDAELEGRVTDAKEESGIRIASLAALSARSDGPSGDALAAATSAGLASRDPALRAEARDVLAVHDPDRAIEQSDTLGDAAPVLERQRSIAMLASLGAGGNGAADIRLARAVERLNEGDLPADVQLDVLEAARGRDSEELRAGLARYEAGLDPADPLAKYRIALRGGDAERGATVFNGTGDCKRCHTVDGEGGATGPELTGLGDRTSRAEILEALLVPDATIASGFEQATGGSAMPPIAVELPPSELRDLMAYLAGLN; encoded by the coding sequence ATGTCTGGTCCGCTCCCGGAATCCTCTCCCCAGCGCAGTAGGCGGCTGGCGACGGCAGGGGTCCTGTCCCTCGTCCTCCTCCTGGGTGGGTGCGCGCAGTTCATGCAGAACCCGGTAGCGGTTACGGGCTCTGTCCTGTCGATGTTCGGTGACATTCTGAAGTGCACCTTCACCTCGTGCGAGCCGGAGGTGCCGCAGGGGATGACCATCACGCAGGTCAGTGAGGACACAGGCGTCGATCCGATCGTTGCGATCGACGTGGATTCGCAGGGGCGTGTCTTCGCTGCGCATTCGGGTCGCATGGACAACGGTGTCCTCGACAACCGCGACTTCGACGAAGCCGGCTTGGACGAAGAACTCGCGATGCAGTCTGTCGAGGACCGCCGTAAGATGATCGACCGCGCCGTTGCTGCCGGCCGCTATCCGCCCGAGTACTTCACGCAGGCTTCCGACGCCGTCGCCGTCTTCGAGGACCAAGACGGGGACGGTGTTCTCGAGACGCGCACCGAAGTGGCGACGTTCAACGGGCCGACCGCCGGCATCGGGTCGGGTGTGCTGCTCTACGGCGATGACGTCTACTACACCAACATCCCCGACGTCTGGCGCCTGCACGACGACGACGGCGATGGACTGCCGGATAGCAAAGAGGTGCTCAGTACCGGCTGGGGCGTGCGATGGGCGTTCTACGGCCACGACATGCATGGCCTGGTTCTCGGACCCGACGGGAAGATCTACTTCTCCATCGGGGACCGTGGATTCAACGCGAAGGCGGCGGACGGGAGCACCGTTCGTCCCCAGATGGACAGCGGCCGGGGTGCGGTCCTCCGGATGAATCCGGATGGCTCCGCCCTCGAACTCTTTGCGCAGGGTCTGCGGAACCCGCAGGAGATCGCTTTCGACGATTTCGGCAACTTGTTCACGGCGGACAACAATTCCGATTCGCTCGACGAGGCGCGGATCGTCTACGTCGTCGAAGGCGGCGACTCGGGCTGGGCCATGCCGTACCAGCTTCTGCGGGAGTTGGAGTACGAACGGGGGCCGTGGAACGCGGAGAAGCTCTGGTACCCGCAGCACGAGGGCCAGCCCGCGTACATCATTCCGCCCCTCCGCTTCATCGGTCGGGGCCCGGCCGGGTTCGCGCACGCGCCCGGTCTCGGTCTGCCCGAGCGCTATCGGAACAGCTTCCTCGCTGCCGACTACGCGTACATTCGGTCGCGCAGTGGCATTCGATCCTTCGAAGTCGAGCAGGAGGGGGCAGGCTTCCGCGCGACGGAGCCGGAGTGGTTCGTGCGCAACCTGCTCACCACGGATCTAGCGTTTGCGCTCGATGGCTCGACGCTCATCACGCAGTACGCGCAGATCCCTCCGCGTAGCGGTGAGATCTTTCGGCTCGCGATGGAGGCCGAGACGTTGGCGTCGCAGAAGGACCGCATCGCAGAGATGGGCGAGATCGTTCGTGCCGGAATGGAGCATCGGTCGGCCGCGGAACTCGCGACGCTTCTGGGTTTCGAAGATCGTCGCGTACGCATGCCGGCCCAGTTCGAGTTGGTTCGGCGCCGGGCGGCCGCGACGCTCGGGGCCGTTGCGCGCGACCGGGGCGCGCTCCTGCTCGCTCGCCTCCACGCGATCTGGGGACTCGGGCAAGTCGGCGCACAGGGCTTGCGGTCCGCTGGGTGGAAGAATCTGGATGCGTTCGCCGGAGACGAGGCAGAGATGCGCGCGCAGGCGGTCCGGGTCGTCGGGACGGCACGAGCGACGTGGCTCGCTCCGGCCCTCGTTCCGTTCCTGCGCGACGAGAGCGCGCGGGTCCGTTACTTCGCTGCGATCTCGATCGGCAAACTCCGCTACCGCGAGGCGATCCCGGCGCTGGCGGATCTACTACGCGAGAACGACGGGAAGGACATCTATCTGCGTCACGCCGTTGCACTCGCGTTCCACGATATGCGAGACGGCGAAGCCCTCGATGGTCCGGCGGACGATTCGTCGGCGGCGGTTCGGATGGGCGTCCTGCTGGCGATGCGGCGCAGTGAGGATCCCGCGCTTGCGCGATTTCTCCACGACCCGGACCCGCGGCTCGTTCTGGAGTCGACCCGCGCGATTCACGACCTCTCGATCGAGGCCGCGGAACTGGAGTTGGCCGAGCTCGCCGGGACGAACCTCCCGTACGCGGACGACGATCCGCAGACGAGCTACGCGCTCCACCGGCGCATCGTGAACGCGAACCTCCGGCTGGGGACGGCAGAGGCCGCACAGCGGCTCGCGGCGTACGCGGCGGATCCGACCAACCCGGAACGTATGCGGAGCGAAGCGCTCGCGGCGCTCGGGCACTTCACGGCGCCGCCACCGCGTGATGCCGTCCTCGGGACCTGGCACCCCCTGGATCCACGGGAAGACGCCGTCGTGTACCCCGCACTGGATCGACACATGCCGACTCTGCTCCAAGGGGATCTGGAAGGCCAGGCTCTCGACGTCGCGTCCTCGTACGAACGGCTTCCTCTCTCGGACGCGGAACTCGAGGGGCGCGTCACGGATGCGAAGGAAGAGAGCGGCATCCGGATCGCAAGCCTCGCGGCACTCTCGGCCCGTTCGGACGGACCGTCCGGGGACGCTCTCGCTGCCGCGACCTCGGCCGGTCTCGCCAGCCGGGACCCAGCGCTTCGGGCAGAGGCGCGCGATGTCCTCGCGGTGCACGACCCCGATCGTGCGATCGAACAGAGCGACACACTCGGAGACGCGGCGCCGGTTCTCGAGCGTCAGCGTTCGATCGCGATGCTGGCCTCGCTCGGTGCAGGCGGTAACGGCGCGGCCGACATTCGACTCGCGCGTGCCGTCGAACGTCTGAATGAGGGGGATCTTCCGGCTGACGTGCAACTCGACGTTCTCGAGGCCGCGCGCGGTCGTGACAGCGAAGAGCTGCGGGCGGGGCTGGCTCGGTACGAGGCGGGTCTCGACCCGGCCGACCCGCTCGCGAAGTACCGCATCGCTCTCCGCGGAGGCGACGCCGAGCGCGGCGCGACGGTCTTCAACGGCACCGGCGATTGTAAGCGCTGCCACACCGTCGACGGGGAAGGGGGCGCGACGGGGCCGGAGCTGACGGGACTCGGGGACCGAACGAGTCGCGCGGAGATTCTCGAGGCTCTCCTGGTTCCGGACGCGACGATTGCGTCGGGCTTCGAGCAGGCGACGGGGGGGAGCGCGATGCCACCGATCGCCGTAGAGCTCCCTCCGAGCGAGCTCCGCGACCTGATGGCCTATCTCGCCGGTTTGAACTGA
- a CDS encoding acyl-CoA dehydrogenase, translated as MAAEASLCQHALPMQLHLSDDQELLRSSFAQLLAAESTPARVRAAEPVGFDPALWRHLAETDALGMRVDTAKGGGGQGLFEATLVAEEVGRRLASGPILEAIVAAGLLSAVDDPRARDWLDRVLRGDAIVTFALHDTTGRPQLVPGGAIADAALGLDGGELVLVPLGDTTAPTNLGAAALAEINLSTEERIVLLCGDAATDAHARAREEWKLLTAAALGGLAREALEIAARYATERIQFGRPIGAFQGIAHPLADSAAEVEGVRGLVSRAIWSIAHDEHHAAGLISMASWWSAHTATAAVARALHTHGGYGLSLEYDIQLYHRRGKAWALLAGDPQEELGRVADRLWTEADVPLPDAGAVTLDWTLGPKAIEFGETAERFFESTLTDDLRAKARYGWEGHDVGFHKQLAAAGLLFPAWPSRYGGQDRDAFEMKALQDVFTKNKWTRNPIGVTNIVGRNLMRFGTDELKNEVLPRLASGDAIVSLGYTEPGSGSDVADARTRAERDGDGWIVNGQKMFTSGADIAQYVFLLTRTNPEAEKKHKGLTLFLVPTHLQGLEIQPLHTLSDERTNITYYADVRVPDRYRVGEVDGGWDVMRYALQLEHGAGFHLEQWAMLDAALEWARTAQGNDGVALDDARVRERLARVAVHAEVSFVLGRRALWAGVQGLGDHAAGPMAKLFSAESFIGDAADLMDLTAPQSLLTSSDGPGFVEASYRLAAATSIYGGTSEIMRSIIAQASLGLPRSRS; from the coding sequence ATGGCGGCCGAGGCTTCGCTCTGCCAGCATGCCCTCCCGATGCAGCTTCACCTCTCCGACGATCAGGAACTCCTCCGCAGCAGCTTCGCGCAGCTTCTCGCCGCCGAGTCCACGCCCGCCCGGGTCCGGGCGGCCGAGCCTGTCGGCTTCGATCCGGCCCTGTGGCGGCACCTCGCCGAGACGGACGCTCTCGGAATGCGCGTGGACACGGCGAAGGGCGGCGGTGGCCAGGGGCTCTTCGAGGCGACCCTCGTCGCCGAGGAGGTGGGCCGGCGCCTCGCCTCCGGGCCCATTCTCGAAGCGATCGTGGCCGCGGGCCTGCTCAGCGCCGTCGACGACCCGCGGGCGCGGGACTGGCTCGACCGCGTGCTGCGCGGCGACGCCATCGTGACGTTTGCCTTGCACGACACCACGGGCCGACCGCAGCTGGTGCCGGGCGGCGCGATTGCGGATGCAGCGCTCGGCCTGGACGGGGGCGAACTCGTTCTCGTACCGCTCGGGGACACGACCGCGCCCACCAATCTCGGCGCGGCGGCCCTCGCGGAAATCAACCTCTCGACCGAAGAGCGCATCGTGCTTCTCTGCGGCGACGCCGCCACGGACGCGCATGCCCGCGCGCGTGAGGAGTGGAAGCTCCTCACCGCGGCCGCACTCGGCGGGCTCGCACGCGAGGCGCTCGAGATCGCAGCGCGCTACGCGACGGAACGCATTCAGTTCGGTCGGCCGATCGGCGCGTTTCAAGGGATCGCGCACCCGCTCGCGGACTCCGCCGCCGAAGTGGAAGGAGTACGCGGCCTGGTGTCCAGAGCCATCTGGTCGATCGCGCACGACGAGCACCACGCCGCCGGGCTCATCTCCATGGCCTCCTGGTGGTCGGCCCACACGGCGACCGCGGCGGTCGCGCGCGCCCTGCATACTCACGGCGGCTACGGACTCTCGCTCGAATACGACATTCAGCTCTACCACCGGCGCGGAAAGGCGTGGGCCCTGCTCGCGGGCGACCCACAGGAAGAACTCGGGCGCGTCGCCGACCGGCTCTGGACGGAGGCCGACGTCCCCCTCCCGGACGCCGGAGCCGTCACCCTGGACTGGACGCTCGGACCCAAAGCCATCGAGTTCGGCGAGACCGCCGAGCGCTTCTTCGAAAGCACCCTGACGGACGACCTACGCGCAAAGGCACGCTACGGCTGGGAGGGGCACGACGTCGGGTTCCACAAGCAGCTCGCGGCCGCGGGACTGCTGTTCCCGGCGTGGCCCTCGCGGTACGGCGGGCAGGATCGGGACGCCTTTGAGATGAAGGCGCTGCAAGACGTGTTCACGAAGAACAAGTGGACACGAAACCCGATCGGCGTGACCAACATCGTGGGACGCAACCTCATGCGCTTCGGGACTGATGAGCTGAAGAACGAAGTGCTCCCGCGGCTCGCCTCTGGGGACGCCATCGTGAGCCTCGGCTACACCGAGCCCGGCTCCGGATCCGACGTCGCCGATGCCCGCACCCGCGCCGAGCGCGACGGCGACGGCTGGATCGTGAACGGCCAGAAGATGTTCACGAGTGGCGCCGACATCGCGCAGTACGTGTTCCTCCTCACACGGACCAACCCCGAGGCGGAGAAGAAGCACAAGGGCTTGACGCTGTTCCTCGTCCCAACGCATCTCCAGGGTCTCGAGATCCAACCGTTGCACACGCTCTCCGACGAGCGCACCAACATCACCTACTACGCCGACGTCCGCGTCCCCGACCGCTACCGCGTCGGAGAGGTCGATGGTGGCTGGGACGTGATGCGCTACGCGCTCCAACTCGAGCACGGAGCCGGGTTCCATCTGGAGCAGTGGGCAATGCTTGATGCAGCGCTCGAATGGGCCCGTACCGCACAAGGCAACGACGGAGTCGCTTTAGATGACGCGCGGGTTCGCGAGCGGCTCGCCCGCGTCGCCGTGCACGCCGAGGTCTCGTTCGTCCTCGGGAGACGCGCGCTGTGGGCCGGCGTCCAGGGCCTCGGAGACCACGCGGCCGGGCCCATGGCCAAGCTCTTCTCCGCCGAATCCTTCATCGGGGACGCGGCCGATCTCATGGACCTCACCGCCCCGCAGTCTCTGCTCACGTCGTCGGACGGGCCCGGATTCGTCGAAGCATCCTACCGGCTCGCCGCCGCGACGAGCATCTACGGCGGCACGAGCGAGATCATGCGAAGCATCATCGCCCAAGCGTCTCTCGGATTGCCTCGCAGCCGCAGCTGA
- a CDS encoding DUF1501 domain-containing protein, protein MQAASAAAAGKNVVMIHLNGGNDALNTVTPIDDGTGTLRTDYELNRVGLRLPTAGLLPIGSDANTGAQLGLNPALEGVKNLYDAGKCAIVQGCGYPHARLSHDASNRVWRTGYPVLLAPSANGWVGNTLIELGYLGTDIPAVNIGANVAPSFQQAVTNVLAFESLDDFGFPYDRDHPGDAAAKRACFAAQAAEAQASGQPQEAYAGATGGSALAATEAFVKSYVNDRGAWGTLYDILGTAPAHDLREVAKVMYGVSLGVPGMDARYFQVSVNGFDTHSNQGGGDAGGRHYELLKGFSDAIELFYADLGDMGVADDTVILVWSEFGRRVKQNGNGTDHGSLGPVMLLGGNVIGGLYGNHPDISPAGLDAHGNMAYSQNPANPYRPTDFRDVFGTVLEQWLCIPEATILSQLFPPETLAYDPNDYWVDGNHDFDLGFLPPAPP, encoded by the coding sequence GTGCAAGCCGCGTCGGCGGCCGCGGCGGGCAAGAACGTCGTCATGATCCACCTGAACGGCGGGAACGACGCGCTCAACACCGTCACGCCGATTGACGACGGCACGGGGACGCTGCGTACGGACTACGAACTGAATCGCGTCGGCCTCCGCTTGCCGACAGCGGGGCTCTTGCCGATCGGTTCTGACGCGAACACCGGCGCTCAGCTGGGTCTGAACCCGGCGCTCGAAGGCGTGAAGAACCTCTACGACGCCGGCAAGTGCGCGATCGTCCAGGGCTGCGGTTACCCACATGCGCGCCTTTCCCACGACGCCTCCAATCGGGTCTGGCGGACCGGCTATCCGGTGCTGTTGGCGCCCTCGGCCAACGGGTGGGTCGGCAACACGCTCATCGAGCTCGGATATCTCGGGACCGACATTCCGGCCGTGAACATCGGCGCGAACGTGGCCCCGTCGTTCCAACAGGCGGTGACGAATGTCCTCGCCTTCGAGAGCCTCGACGACTTCGGCTTCCCCTACGATCGGGACCATCCCGGCGACGCCGCTGCGAAGCGGGCGTGTTTCGCCGCGCAGGCCGCGGAGGCGCAGGCTTCTGGGCAGCCGCAGGAAGCCTATGCGGGCGCAACGGGCGGTTCCGCGTTGGCGGCGACAGAGGCGTTCGTCAAAAGCTACGTGAACGATCGCGGCGCGTGGGGCACCCTTTATGACATCCTCGGGACTGCACCGGCGCACGACCTCCGCGAGGTTGCGAAGGTGATGTACGGGGTGTCACTCGGCGTTCCGGGCATGGACGCGCGCTACTTCCAGGTCTCGGTCAACGGCTTCGATACGCATTCGAACCAGGGCGGCGGAGATGCGGGGGGCCGCCACTACGAGTTACTCAAGGGCTTCAGTGACGCGATAGAGCTCTTCTACGCGGACCTGGGTGACATGGGCGTCGCCGACGATACGGTGATCCTCGTGTGGAGTGAGTTCGGTCGGCGCGTGAAGCAGAACGGCAACGGGACTGACCACGGGTCGCTCGGGCCGGTGATGCTCTTGGGCGGCAACGTGATCGGTGGCCTTTACGGCAACCATCCGGACATCTCGCCGGCGGGTCTCGATGCGCACGGGAACATGGCCTACTCGCAGAACCCGGCGAATCCGTACCGGCCGACCGATTTCCGCGATGTCTTCGGGACGGTGCTCGAACAGTGGCTGTGCATCCCGGAAGCGACGATCTTGTCGCAGCTTTTCCCGCCCGAGACCCTCGCGTACGATCCGAACGACTACTGGGTCGACGGAAACCACGACTTCGACCTCGGGTTCCTGCCGCCGGCTCCGCCGTAA
- a CDS encoding DUF1800 family protein, which translates to MGGENTVLDAAAARHFLRRTGFGVLADETADYTGLTRGEAADLRLDFKRSRRKPGGGKDLHKVQDRYLKLVLKRNSPGLQEKLVLFWHDHFATNNAGVGDSKLMSLQNRLLRYHCAGNMREMVKEIGRDVAMIEFLNTQQNHKSEPNENYARELMELFTVGVNDFAGNENYRQSDIVQIARAFSGWRYIPVKYKRYFDETQHDYVAEFPARGPKVVFTDAGGFGVGGRAFDDLGEGEPEIDRVVDVLFDHTDTDGENTIARRIAQRLLECFGHGDFADPVVAQPVVDAVVAASGFDVTFEIAPLLRAILSHDAFYEACVAAPFGPATKKSVKWPVDFVIGTMRMLDIKPKQNRLWGGDFLTLREHVARMGQSPMEPPSVFGWHWENSWLTTGSVLARCAFARDVSMARIGGKSTRLRAAELVGDTLTDPGEIVDAATAVLGITDQLNANERNGFIDYLTSEVGGPLDLTDPDFVDRKLSGLFGLLLQSPAYQVH; encoded by the coding sequence ATGGGCGGCGAGAACACAGTCCTTGATGCGGCCGCGGCGCGGCACTTTCTTCGCAGGACGGGGTTCGGTGTGCTTGCGGACGAAACCGCAGACTACACGGGGCTCACGAGAGGCGAGGCGGCGGATCTTCGTCTCGACTTCAAACGCTCTCGGCGGAAGCCCGGCGGCGGCAAAGACCTCCACAAGGTTCAGGACCGTTATCTGAAGCTGGTCCTCAAGCGGAACTCGCCCGGTCTGCAGGAGAAACTCGTGCTCTTCTGGCACGACCACTTCGCAACGAACAACGCAGGCGTCGGCGACTCCAAGCTGATGAGTCTGCAGAACCGTCTCCTGCGGTATCACTGCGCCGGAAACATGAGGGAGATGGTGAAGGAGATTGGCCGTGACGTGGCCATGATCGAGTTCCTCAACACGCAGCAGAACCACAAGAGCGAGCCCAACGAGAACTACGCCCGCGAGTTGATGGAGCTCTTTACGGTGGGCGTGAACGACTTCGCCGGGAACGAGAACTATCGACAATCCGACATCGTCCAGATCGCCCGCGCGTTCAGCGGGTGGCGGTATATCCCGGTCAAGTACAAACGGTACTTCGACGAGACCCAGCACGACTACGTGGCGGAGTTTCCCGCGCGTGGCCCCAAGGTAGTCTTCACCGACGCCGGGGGCTTCGGTGTCGGAGGCCGCGCCTTTGACGACCTAGGCGAGGGCGAGCCCGAGATCGACCGCGTCGTCGACGTCCTCTTCGACCACACCGACACGGACGGCGAGAACACGATCGCTCGCCGCATCGCGCAGCGGCTGCTCGAGTGCTTCGGACACGGAGACTTTGCCGATCCTGTGGTCGCCCAGCCCGTCGTCGACGCCGTTGTCGCGGCCTCGGGTTTCGACGTGACGTTCGAGATCGCGCCTCTTCTGCGCGCGATTCTCTCACACGACGCCTTCTACGAGGCTTGTGTCGCCGCGCCCTTCGGGCCGGCCACGAAGAAGTCGGTCAAATGGCCTGTGGACTTCGTGATCGGCACCATGCGGATGCTCGACATCAAGCCCAAGCAGAATCGGCTCTGGGGCGGGGACTTCCTGACGCTTCGCGAGCACGTGGCCCGGATGGGACAGAGCCCGATGGAGCCGCCGAGCGTTTTCGGATGGCATTGGGAGAACTCGTGGCTCACGACCGGTTCGGTTCTCGCGCGGTGCGCCTTTGCGCGTGACGTCTCGATGGCTCGAATCGGCGGGAAGTCGACCCGCTTGCGGGCCGCCGAACTCGTCGGCGACACCCTGACCGACCCGGGGGAGATCGTCGACGCGGCGACCGCTGTGCTCGGCATCACGGACCAACTCAACGCGAACGAGCGCAACGGTTTCATCGACTACCTCACTTCCGAAGTTGGGGGGCCACTGGATCTGACGGATCCGGACTTCGTCGACCGGAAGTTGAGCGGTCTCTTCGGGCTGCTTCTGCAATCCCCCGCGTACCAGGTGCACTGA
- a CDS encoding transposase, protein MTHHHKRPRPTTLFAPVQIASGKVHGHCYPRCELHLILDNYGTHKHPKVREWLEAHPRIHFHFMPTSSSWLNLAERWFRLIIYQAIQGGSFDGVPRLIRTTMSCLHGWSRDAKPFRWLKTLTESPRRLRRVTQISGTRH, encoded by the coding sequence ATGACACACCACCACAAGCGCCCCAGGCCGACGACGCTGTTCGCCCCTGTGCAAATTGCCAGCGGGAAGGTGCACGGACATTGCTACCCGCGCTGCGAGCTACACCTCATCCTCGACAACTACGGGACGCACAAACATCCGAAGGTGAGAGAGTGGTTGGAGGCGCACCCGCGGATCCATTTTCATTTCATGCCGACGAGCAGCTCGTGGCTGAACCTGGCCGAGCGGTGGTTTAGGTTGATCATCTATCAAGCGATTCAAGGTGGCAGCTTCGACGGTGTGCCGCGCTTGATCCGGACGACCATGAGCTGCCTCCACGGCTGGAGCCGAGACGCAAAGCCCTTTCGTTGGCTGAAGACGCTCACAGAGAGCCCCCGCAGACTACGTCGCGTCACACAGATTTCGGGTACACGACACTAG
- a CDS encoding amidohydrolase family protein produces the protein MATDEELISADDHVNPPATMYAERLPARFRDRAPRVESRGDKEILVFEDTERPFGALESAAGVDSKNVRLLAKTKEQGRKGGWDPDARIEDMDFDGVRAQVLFGSGSGGGVAIQCADRELRKAMMRAYNDWISEFCKPYSDRLIGIAELPIYDMDFALEEAERCAKLGLRGVLLPAVPAYEESPASDKPYTDPSYERLWATLANMNLPVHFHLGTRPVTRGLRQEIMVNISVNKSAMSEPIASFIFSGALQRHPNLKIVSVESGIGWMAFLVPWMDSVWNKHRYHTRSELTEPPSHYFHRQVFGTFIDDEIGVRNRDVIGVENILWSSDYPHVNSSWPTSREYIERHFGDVPPVERRKMVCENTAHLYDIPVGK, from the coding sequence ATGGCGACCGATGAAGAACTGATCTCGGCCGACGATCACGTCAACCCGCCCGCGACCATGTACGCGGAACGGTTGCCGGCCAGATTTCGGGACCGCGCGCCTCGCGTCGAGTCACGCGGTGACAAGGAGATCCTTGTCTTCGAAGACACAGAGCGGCCGTTCGGCGCGCTTGAGAGCGCCGCTGGAGTCGACTCCAAGAACGTCCGGCTTCTCGCGAAGACCAAAGAGCAGGGCCGAAAGGGCGGCTGGGACCCCGACGCGCGCATCGAAGACATGGACTTCGACGGAGTGAGGGCCCAAGTCCTCTTCGGAAGTGGCTCGGGCGGCGGTGTCGCGATCCAATGCGCGGACCGAGAACTCCGAAAGGCGATGATGCGCGCCTACAACGATTGGATCTCGGAGTTCTGCAAGCCGTACTCCGACCGCCTGATCGGCATCGCGGAGCTCCCGATCTACGACATGGACTTCGCGCTCGAAGAAGCCGAGCGCTGCGCGAAGTTGGGCCTCCGGGGCGTCCTCCTCCCGGCGGTTCCCGCCTACGAGGAATCCCCGGCGAGCGACAAGCCCTACACCGACCCCTCGTACGAGCGCCTATGGGCGACCCTCGCCAACATGAATCTCCCGGTGCACTTCCACCTGGGCACCCGGCCGGTCACGCGCGGGCTTCGGCAAGAGATCATGGTGAACATCTCCGTGAACAAGTCGGCGATGTCCGAACCCATCGCGAGCTTCATCTTCTCCGGCGCCCTGCAGCGCCACCCGAATTTGAAGATCGTGTCGGTCGAGAGCGGCATCGGCTGGATGGCGTTCCTCGTCCCGTGGATGGACAGCGTCTGGAACAAGCACCGCTATCACACCCGGTCCGAGCTGACCGAGCCGCCGAGCCACTACTTCCATCGTCAGGTCTTCGGAACGTTCATCGACGACGAGATCGGCGTCCGGAACCGCGACGTCATCGGCGTCGAGAACATCCTGTGGTCGAGCGACTACCCGCACGTGAACAGCTCGTGGCCAACGTCGAGAGAGTACATCGAGCGCCACTTCGGCGACGTCCCCCCCGTCGAGCGCCGCAAGATGGTCTGCGAAAACACCGCACACCTCTACGACATTCCCGTCGGAAAGTAG